In Deltaproteobacteria bacterium, the genomic stretch GCGTTATTGTGACGGCTGGATTCCGGTTGGCATTCGTCCGCGAGATTTACCCGCGGCGATTAAAGACTTGAACGAGCGTGCAGCGCGGATCGGTCGCAAAGCCAGTGAGGTTCCGGTGTCAATCTTTGGCGCGCCGGGCAAAGAAGATACGCTCAAACAGTTCCAAGATGCAGGTGCTGATCGTGTGGTTATTGGACTGCCCTCTGACCATAAGGCAAAAGTCCTCTCACTGTTGGACCAGTGTGCACCGCTTGTGCAGAAGTGTGCGTAGAAGACGTGAAACGTGTTGCGTGTTACGTAGAAGAAGAGGCAGGGGATCGTGTATTCTCATAAGGGTAGGTTTTTATCCAAGCCACAATTGGCGCGGATTTCCCGTCGTGAGGATCCGCGTGTTCGTCATGCCCGCATTTGCGGGCATGACGTCTCGTCTTTTCTCAGCGTAAAAGCCTACCCCTAAAAGGATCGTGTATTACGGGTCACGTTTCACGCAACACGCATTATCTCTCCAAATTCTCAATCACCACCGGCTCGACTGACTCAGCCAACGCAAAGCCAAATACTCGCGAGTAAAAATATAACTCACCATCAAGGGCACGTTTGATATTTTCCGCCTTGCGAAAGCCGTGCTGTTCGCCAGCAAACGGCACGTAAGCCACTGCTAGTCCTTTCGCTTTCAGTGCCGCAACCATCATTTCGGCCTGATTGGGTGGAACAATCTTGTCCTCCAGTCCTTGGAAGAAAATCACCGGACAGGATAAGCGATCAGTAAAGTGAATCGGTGAGCGCGCTCGGTAGAGTTCTTTTTGAGCAGGATAAGGACCCACGAGGCTCTCTTCATACCGCGACTCGAACTTGTGGGTATCGTGCGCTAATGCTTCGAGGTCGCCAATACCGTAGTGGCTCGCACCGGCCTTGAAAACATCACGAAAAGTGAGTGCACAGAGTGTTGTATATCCTCCCGCACTGCCACCAGTAATGGCGAGCCGTTTTCCATCCACTAACCCACGTTCGACGAGATACCGTGCCCCATTCACACAATCATCAACATCAACCACACCCCACTGCCCTTTGAGGCGGTCGCGATAGGCGCGCCCATAACCGCTGCTGCCACCATAATTCACATCCAGCACGGCAATGCCGCGGCTGGTCCAGTACTGAATGCTCGCGTTGAAGGTAGTTGTCGCCGCTGCGGTTGGTCCGCCGTGACTCTTTACCAGTAGTGGCGGACGTTCATCAGCAGACGCGGTAAACTCCTGACTCTTTGGTGGATAAAACAGTCCGTAAGCGCTGAGGCCGTTCTCCGTGGAGAACTCAATCGCTTGGGGAACAGACAAATACCCCGCATCGACGGAAAGTGAACTTGAACGACGCAGTGTAGTCAGTTGTCTATTGGCCAGATCAAGGCGGACGACCGAAGCGGGTTCGGTTGCCGAGCCACCAACAAAGACCACATGCTGCGCTGTCGCACGTACGTCACTAATCTCAGTGTAGGGGGTAGAAATGTCCGTCAACTGTCGCGACTCGGTATCGAGTTGCGCTAAACGCCAGGTGCCATTTTTTCCGTATGCGCAAACAATCTGTGAAGGGTTGGCGAAAGCGTACGTAGACATACCAAAGACCCACTGTGGCCGCCCAAACTCTGCGTCACGGGGACACAGCGGTTCTACCTGTCCGTCTTTCCAGCGATAGAGATTCCACCAGCCAGTCTGGTCGGACACAAAGTGCAATACGCCATCTGGCGACCACTGTGGCTGAAAGACCGACTCATTCGGACCATCCGCCACATGCTTCACTTGTCCAAGCGAGCCGTCAGGTTTTACCTCTGCGACGAGCAACTCGGTGCGATCCCACGGCATATTGGGATGACTCCAGGTCAACCATGCCAGGTGTTTTCCATCGGGGCTCAAGCGCGGCGAGGAGAATAAATCACTCCCAGACACTAACACTTCCCCTTCCCCGCCATGTTCCAGGTCAATGCCCACAATGGTGTTGATGGCCTCACGGTTGGTGTGGCTATGATCTTCGCGAACACAGATCAGACGTTGATGTTGCCGATCAACCGTAGCGTCGGCGTAGCGCAGTGGCGCTGCGGGAGTTAACGGTTGCGGAGTCGCGTCCGCGCTTTGGCGATAGAGGCGTTGATCGGCAAAATGCGAGAAGTATACGGTCCCTTCACTGACCGTGAATGATCCCCCACCATACTCATGCACGCGCGTGCGGGCATTGAACGGTGTCGGGGTTATATCGCTCGTACGTCCATCAGCAGTACGGCGAACCACGACACTGCGTCCGCCTTCGCTGGGGCGTAGTTCAAGCCAGTACACGTCCTCGCCATCAAGGACGACCTGTCCTAAGCCGACAGTCGCAGAAACGATTGCCTCTGACGTGATGGGCGACTTCCAGGAACCATAGGGAGCATTCTTAGGCGTTGTCATCGTCTTGTTCCACTTTCTTGCTCACGATCTCAATACCAAAGCGCGGCATACTGGTATTCTCACTGTTACACTTTGGGCAGTGACTCGGTCGAGTCACACGCGAGCGCTCTTTGAAAACAAACTCACAGTCAAGGCAGGCCGAAGGTTCGATAATGAACCGGCGTGAACGATCCCGCTCGACTGACTTGACGATATGGATAAGGTGGTCCTCGACTTGCCGTTCAGAGATCTTGATGACGGCAGCAAGCTGACGTGCAGTCATGGCTCTACCGACTAACAAGTCGAGAATGCGCTGCCGTGGCGTACGATCATGAGT encodes the following:
- a CDS encoding S9 family peptidase, with translation MTTPKNAPYGSWKSPITSEAIVSATVGLGQVVLDGEDVYWLELRPSEGGRSVVVRRTADGRTSDITPTPFNARTRVHEYGGGSFTVSEGTVYFSHFADQRLYRQSADATPQPLTPAAPLRYADATVDRQHQRLICVREDHSHTNREAINTIVGIDLEHGGEGEVLVSGSDLFSSPRLSPDGKHLAWLTWSHPNMPWDRTELLVAEVKPDGSLGQVKHVADGPNESVFQPQWSPDGVLHFVSDQTGWWNLYRWKDGQVEPLCPRDAEFGRPQWVFGMSTYAFANPSQIVCAYGKNGTWRLAQLDTESRQLTDISTPYTEISDVRATAQHVVFVGGSATEPASVVRLDLANRQLTTLRRSSSLSVDAGYLSVPQAIEFSTENGLSAYGLFYPPKSQEFTASADERPPLLVKSHGGPTAAATTTFNASIQYWTSRGIAVLDVNYGGSSGYGRAYRDRLKGQWGVVDVDDCVNGARYLVERGLVDGKRLAITGGSAGGYTTLCALTFRDVFKAGASHYGIGDLEALAHDTHKFESRYEESLVGPYPAQKELYRARSPIHFTDRLSCPVIFFQGLEDKIVPPNQAEMMVAALKAKGLAVAYVPFAGEQHGFRKAENIKRALDGELYFYSRVFGFALAESVEPVVIENLER
- a CDS encoding transcriptional regulator, which encodes MQTHDRTPRQRILDLLVGRAMTARQLAAVIKISERQVEDHLIHIVKSVERDRSRRFIIEPSACLDCEFVFKERSRVTRPSHCPKCNSENTSMPRFGIEIVSKKVEQDDDNA